The stretch of DNA TCAatgataaattaatgtttatagaCTTTTTAATATAATGCcctctgaagaaaaaaataaaaatgactttaaaataattgtcatctgtatagtgtatatataacaaatatCAAAGCCAGAAGGAAGACTTTCATGAATGGATGTGACTTTCATCATAACCATTATTGGGACCCTAAAACCAAACAACATGAAAGAAGCTTGATTAAACCTCATTTTCCTTATCATACTTTAGCATGCATATTCAactttgatatttttttcatatgtcAAGACAGAATTACCTGTAGGATCTTACAAATAGTTTACTGTTTAGGATAGAGACCTGTCTTCTGCACTCCAAAAGCAGTGATGAAGATGTTGATGATGACGGTGATAAACACCAGCCCTGTGGCCACATTATTCATTATGTCCAGCTTCCTCTGATTGGCCACATCATTGAGGTTTTTGCGTGCTGAAAAGGAAAGATTTTACAAAAAGGAAttactaaaacatttttgttagcATAAATGAACCCTCCAAAATCCCTGACAGATTTTGTTCATAATGCATGATGGCTTTCACGCTCACCCATGTTGACGAAGAGCACGCCTGCGAGCACCTGGAAGAAGAGTGATGCAGCGATGAGGATGATGACAGTGAGGAAGTACTTGAACTCAGGGCCCTGCTCCAGGACGGCTTTCAGCTGAGAGGCGTTTGCCATCAACAGCGCCACATCCAGCATGCTCTCTGCTACACTCTTCTTAGTGGCATAGTGATTCATGTTGAGGGGTTCTGCAggctgagagagagaaatcaattcaacttaaaacattattcatattaaatttaagttaaatctttaattaaattaaagtgGCTATGTAGAATTCAGGaacccttgttattagcgacaccggtggcggttaagtgaactgcagccaacAACTTATTACTTGTGCGTAATGTAGGCTATGCTAAAGAGACTGAACGTGATTCAATGCCCCGATATACTCAAGGAgaagttctttttcatttttgtttagaAGTCAAATTAAATTGGAAATCGATATATGTTAACATCCAGACGCTGCCCACGTTGCTGGGGTGACGTTTAGATACAGTTGGAGGAATATGTGCTGCGTTCACGCTTtcctctcagtaacaaaatgaACACTCAACAAAAATGAGAGCACAAAACAGCAACTTAAATAAAGCATCTGAGGCTATAAGGCTATATTTAAGACTATAGACTGTGTGAGAATATAGTTTGAACTAATCCCTTACAGGACAGAATGGCTCTTATGGCATTATTCTGAAGATAGGCTTTCAGGAGCGCGCGTAAATGTCACATGCTTTTGATTTTCCCGGCAAAACCGTCCCAgtccttcacataaaaatcagtGTATTGGTTTTCATAGACAACCAAGGAAGGAAGTCGGGGAAGGTCTCGTTATTTTAAGTTTCATTACAAGCTGTTCACAAATTAGCAATAAACAAAATTCTTGCATATAGCCccttcaaattattatttttctgctATTGTAATTAGCATTAAACGTACATTTTTATGGTATAGTACACTGGCAGCGAAGTAAAGTAAAGCATCTATTTGGTCTATCAGAGCATTTTCAGACTCATACTCTTGCATATGCATTCATTTACTTAACCATGTGCTagcattttgttttaaatctaGAAAAACAAGAGACTTTCTACCCTAGTGAGAGAAGTTCTCAGTGCAAATGGAAAAAGACTAAATGAACCCATTTAAATGTCAAAACTAGTGAGCACATTATGTCTAGTATTCTGAGTGTTTCTTTCACTTGTTCTTCTTATCTGGACAAACACTCCAACCCGTTTATTttttcaacaaaaacaaatacattctcaatttttttttcacacatacATAGTTCATTTCATACACGCATAGTAggctataaaatatttatttatataatttatgcatGTAAGTAGAACATAATTATACCACATAAGATATATATATCATGCATGCAATAAAATGATGGCCAACATAATTTATGGCCTGTTTTATGAAATTCAATACAAAACTATTGTAATATTGTTAAGGGTTTCTATGCACTGACTTGAATAGAAATTAAATCATGAATTTGGCAACTATACTTACTTATTTCTACCAATAGATGGCAGCATTTTACTATGAATCTTTCAATCTTCAATGCTCTTTTTGTAGAAACAACCTGGGGGCGCTAGATATTCTTAGTTTGCGtcatctttttctcttttttgtattaatattatttatttaaaaaataataacagtacatttatttcaaaatatataataattatatgataaatacatatataaataatacaatttttataaatgtaatatttaataaatgcatatgtaatattttataaaaataaaatattttttcaacatGCCTCCTAAAATTAGTGCATTACAGGAATGAGACTAATATGTAGCTGACATTAGTGCTTAGCTGCTTTAGTGCATCTCTTGCTCATATTTTGTTTATCTATCTTGCACCCTTGAAACCTTTCTATCAAATCTCAAAATCAATTTAACATTTACGCTTCACTTCCTGATTGCTCTTTCATGATTGCTCTTTTTAATCTTGGCTCTCTTAACATGCCCTTATCACTGTCTACCGGACCTGTTAGAGACACGTGGAATGAGAGCGATAGCATCTATGTACATGTGACCTTGGGGCTTATGCCAGCACATGTCTTATCTACATCAGAACAAACATGCATGCTTCATACATGTGACATTTGAAGAGCTTGttttgtagaaaaaaaaaacaaaactgaatccTCCCCACCAATCACGGCACAGCAAAAGGAAGACCAGGCAAGCGTCCAAATACCACATGCACAGGCTCAGTGTTTTCCTTAATGATGGGGAAcgttttccttttttctttttaaaataaacaccaTGGGAGAGGTCAGGAATATTTTACATGTGGGGCCCGTGTAGCTGGCCCACAGGAAGTCCACCTCCCCACCCACTCATTGGCTGCTCTCACGTCCAATAGCAAATGGGAAAGGCCGAGGAGGGTTCACTCaaacaaataacttttttttgctCTGTCTTCTTCTTACTCCTCTTTTCTGGGCAAACACGTCTTACAACACGTGCAGATAAGAAGGAGGGTCCTTGTAAACATTCAAACTTCCTATACTGGTCTGAAAACATCTCATTCAccacagaaaacacacacacatatacatatatatatatatatatatatatacaaacccgattccaaagatcttgggacactgtacaaattgtgaataaaaaagaaatgcaataatttacaaatctcataaatttattttattaacaatagaatatagataacatataaaatgttgaaagtgagacattttgaaatgtcatgccaaatattggttAATTTTGGacttcatgagagctacacattccaaaaaagttgggacaggtagcaataagaggccggaaaagttaaatgtacatataaggagcagctggaggaccaatatGCAACTTATTAGATCAATTGGTAACATGATTgtgtataaaaagagcctctcagagtggcagtgtctctcagaagtcaagacggacagaggatcaccaattcccccaatgctgcgccgaaaaatagtggagcaatatcagaaaggagtttctcagagaaaaattgcaaagagtttgaagttatcatcatctacagtgcataatatcatccaaagattcagagaatctggaacaatctctgtgcgtaaggatcaaggccggaaaaccatactggatgcccgtgatcttcgggcccttagaatgctacatacaggaatgcttatgtaatggaaatcacaacatgggctcaggaatacttccaaaaacggtgaacacaatccaccgtgccattcgccattgccggctaaaactctataggtcaaaaaagaagccatatctaaacatgatacagaagcgcaggcgttttctctgggccaaggctcatttaaaatggactgtggcaaagtggaaaactgttctgtggtcagacgaatcaaaatttgaagttctttttggaaaactgggacgccatgtcatccggactaaagaggacaaggacaacccaagttgttatcagcgctcagttcagaagcctgcatctctgatggtatggggttgcatgagggcgtgtggcatgggcagcttacacatctggaaaggcaccatcaatgctgaaaggtatatcaaagttctagaacaacatatgctaccatccagacgtcgtctctttcagggaagaccttgcattttccaacatgacaatgtcaGATCatatactgcatcaattacaacatcatggctgcgtagaaggatccaggtactgaaatggccagcctgcagtccagatctttcacccattgaaaacatttggcgcatcataaagaggaagatgcgacaaagaagacctaagacagttgagcaactagaagcctgtataagacaagaatgggacaacattcctattcctaaacttgagcaacttgtctcctcagtccccagacatttgcagactgttataaaaagaagaggggatgccacacagtggtaaacatggccttgtcccaacttttttgagatgtgttggtgccatgaaatttaaaatcaacttatttttcccttaaaatgatacattttctcagtttaaacatttgatatgtcatctatgttgtattctggataaaatattgaaatttgaaacttccacatcattgcattctgtttttattcacaatttgtacagtgtcccaacttttttggaatcgggtttatatatatatcaattatATTGTGCAAGCAATAAGTTGCTGTCTGCAGTTAATTTAACAGCCACCTGTGTCACTAATAACAAgagtttctgaattctacatatagcccctttaaaagagaaaaatacTGTAACTAACTAAAAACACCagcacattttttgttttgggaAACTTGTTTAGTCTGCGACTTAAGTATCATTTTGAAGTCAGGAAATGGTCACATTGCCAGGCCACTGGGTCAGATCTATATTACtttctttttcctttctttcattcattcattttcaagtTACTGTATGAGCCACTCACCTTTTTAAACCAGCAGCTGCATGAACTGAGAATAAATTCTGTCAATTAAAACCTTCTGAACAAAGGAAGCATTGGAACGATGTTGTCCCCAAAGGCGTGATTAGTTTTGAATGATTTTCATACAAGCACTTTCCTCCTTATTGCGGTATAGGGAGAAAAACAAAGGTCTTTCTGTCTCTACAGGATTCATGTTACAATGATAATATTGTGAGATTTTATGATTACAATACTTTTCTGCCGTTCTGTGCTCTGACATGCCAGGACAATATAATGATGGATTTAGTACCGGTTTATACGTTTGGGATACAAGGGGCGATATGTCATTATATTTTGCCCTTCAACCATCTATAAAATACAGACTTCTTTCCTGTTGGACACCCTGACGCTGAGTTAATATGTATAGCATGACCTTTGGCCTCATATTTCTCTGCCCTGAATCTGGGATAAAAATATGAGCGTCAAACACCCTCTGAATGATTCATGTGAAGAAATGTCAGAATCAATCAACATGTGCAATTACATAAGAATATGTCAGAGCTGTCAAAACTCCCACTGTATTGCAACATTAAACATCAATGTCGTCATGGTAACCCGGAATCCATGTAAACAGAGCTGGTAAAGTTATATGTTGCCTCAGAACTTTCAGAAGTGAGCCAATCGGGACCAAGATGCAATGACATTCTAGCCAATTAGAGAGTGAATGGAGCTTTAGCAATGTGTTGACAGGTCAGTTGGGGCCCAGAGTATTCTGAGAATGTTAGATACTGTAAACCTCAGTTTCCCAGCAACTGTAGGGTACAAAGAACTTATGGAGTATTACAACATTACATTCACTTGAAGCATTACAAACATTGAGAGTCAAAAACTGAGAGtcaatatttcacatttatatTGCCCTATTCAAGTTTGCTTTGCCTAAtatgataaattattttattagaaaaataaatgtaagacTCAAAATGGGAAATGTACAAGATTTAAAGCACAGAATTAATTAGGGGGGAAATACGGTGCAGGTTTTTCAAGCAATTTTTTCAACAGGTTAAATGGGTACCATTAGGTGGCGACAGGTGACATTATGAGTGAAATCACTACTTTTAGTTCTTGAATCGACTGATTCACCTGATTCGTTCAAGTGTGGGTATCTGCAGGTCAGAGTAATGGGCCTCCCGAAAGATCTTTACAATTGGTGTAATCATGTGTTACGATCACCAGCTGGAATGCCCTCTGGTGGCAAAGCATCACCCCAGACTATTGCCATTCTATAACGGACTTCCTTACCCATAACTCACTGCACGGTCTTATCATCAGCACTCACTGCTTCTAGCTGTGTCTCATTACCTTGTTCTTTCACCCTATAT from Chanodichthys erythropterus isolate Z2021 chromosome 8, ASM2448905v1, whole genome shotgun sequence encodes:
- the ninj2 gene encoding ninjurin-2 isoform X3 is translated as MSAARGRTDRPQPAEPLNMNHYATKKSVAESMLDVALLMANASQLKAVLEQGPEFKYFLTVIILIAASLFFQVLAGVLFVNMARKNLNDVANQRKLDIMNNVATGLVFITVIINIFITAFGVQKTGLYPKQ
- the ninj2 gene encoding ninjurin-2 isoform X1 is translated as MAHTSRVGSQILYGGHTATQNHLWGPPRQHKHVQDVHNQPAEPLNMNHYATKKSVAESMLDVALLMANASQLKAVLEQGPEFKYFLTVIILIAASLFFQVLAGVLFVNMARKNLNDVANQRKLDIMNNVATGLVFITVIINIFITAFGVQKTGLYPKQ
- the ninj2 gene encoding ninjurin-2 isoform X2 produces the protein MAHTSRVGSQILYGGHTATQNHLWGPPRQHKHVQDVHNQPAEPLNMNHYATKKSVAESMLDVALLMANASQLKAVLEQGPEFKYFLTVIILIAASLFFQVLAGVLFVNMARKNLNDVANQRKLDIMNNVATGLVFITVIINIFITAFGVQKTGSQ